Proteins encoded by one window of Fusarium graminearum PH-1 chromosome 1, whole genome shotgun sequence:
- a CDS encoding xanthine dehydrogenase, with translation MAPSAVSPTRESNPEPLATLTSKFDDTLRFYLNGTKVVLDEIDPEVTVLEYLRGIGLTGTKLGCGEGGCGACTIVVSQYNPTTKQIYHASVNACLAPLVSLDGKHVVTVEGIGNSQKPHPTQERIAKSNGSQCGFCTPGIVMSLYALLRNNDSPSKDDIEEAFDGNLCRCTGYRSILDAAQTFSVDKPGSKFKKAGGSGCCMENGNGPPSGGCCMDKANLDDTPIKRFTPPGFIEYQPDTELIFPPALKRHELRPLAFGNKRRRWYRPVTTEQLLQIKSAHPQAKIIGGSTETQIETKFKALEYPVSVYVGDIAELRQYSFKDDHLEVGGNVVLTDLESICEHAIPHYGRERAQVFEAMLKQLKFFAGRQIRNVGTPAGNLVTASPISDLNPVLWAANAVLVAKSSTKEIEIPVSQFFTGYRKTALAQDAIIASIRIPVAQGKGEFFRAYKQAKRKDDDIAIVTGALRVRLDDEGIVQEANLIYGGMAAMTVAAKTAGEYLVGRRFADLETLEGTMSALGRDFDLQFSVPGGMASYRKSLAFGFFYRFYHDVLTITDGSSEQVDKEAIDEIERDISNGEVDHHAAAAYEKEVTGKSNPHLAALKQTTGEAQYTDDMPALKNELHACYVLSKRAHAKLLSVDYSAALDIPGVVDVVDKDDMPSPEANKFGAPHFDEVFFAEGEVLTVGQPIALVLATSPQRAQEAARAVKVEYEDLPSVLSIEDAIAADSYHNFYREIKKGDAEKAFQECDHVFTGTVRMGGQEHFYLETNACLVVPKPEDGEIEIFASTQNANETVCDVQSNKVVVRVKRLGGGFGGKESRSVVLSSALALAAKKTKRPVRYMLTREEDMVISGQRHPFLGRYKVGVNKDGKLQALDCDVFNNAGWTFDLSAAVCERAMTHIDGCYDIPNVHIRGRLCKTNTMSNTAFRGFGGPQGMFIAESYMEEVADRLGMPVETLRQINLYESDGVTHIGQGLGDWHVPLMYKQVQDEAMYTARRHFITQFNETNKWRKRGLALIPTKFGISFTALFLNQAGALVHIYHDGSVLVAHGGTEMGQGLYTKLTQIAAQALGVPLDNVFISETSTNTVANASATAASASSDLNGYAIFNACEMLNERLAPYRKKLGPDATMKDLAHAAYFDRVNLSAQGFYKTPEIGYDWTTGKGKMFFYFTQGVAAAEVEVDLLTGTWTCIRADIKMDVGQSINPAIDYGQIQGAFIQGLGLFTMEESLWLRNGPMAGHLFTRGPGAYKIPGFRDIPQTFNVSLLKDVEWKELRTIQRSRGVGEPPFFMGSSVFFAIRDALKAARAQSGVKAKVGENDSEGLLRLESPATPERIRLACEDEIMRKARVVPKEGEKSFFVAI, from the exons atggcgCCTAGCGCTGTATCGCCTACGAGGGAGTCCAACCCTGAACCTCTGGCAACCCTAACATCCAAATTCGACGACACTCTACGATTTTACCTTAATGGAACCAAGGTTGTCCTGGATGAGATAGATCCAGAAGTTACAGTCTTGGAATACCTAAGAGGGATCGGCCTCACAGGAACAAAACT TGGCTGTGGCGAGGGTGGTTGCGGAGCTTGCACAATCGTGGTCAGCCAGTATAACCCTACTACCAAGCAGATTTACCATGCCAGTGTAAATGCCTGCTTGGCGCCCCTGGTCAGTTTGGACGGTAAACATGTCGTTACCGTTGAAGGCATCGGCAATTCCCAGAAACCCCACCCTACTCAGGAGCGTATCGCCAAGTCCAATGGCAGCCAATGTGGCTTTTGTACTCCTGGTATTGTGATGAGCTTGTATGCCTTACTACGTAACAACGACTCTCCTTCCAAAGATGACATTGAAGAGGCGTTCGACGGCAACTTGTGTCGATGTACCGGCTATAGGTCCATCCTGGATGCGGCTCAAACCTTTAGTGTTGATAAGCCCGGTagcaagttcaagaaagCAGGTGGCAGTGGATGTTGCATGGAAAACGGTAACGGACCACCTAGCGGTGGCTGCTGTATGGACAAGGCAAACTTGGACGACACACCTATCAAACGATTCACACCCCCGGGATTTATTGAGTACCAACCCGACACGGAGCTCATCTTCCCGCCTGCTTTGAAGAGACACGAACTACGGCCTTTGGCCTTCGGTAACAAGAGGCGTAGATGGTATCGACCTGTCACTACCGAACAACTCTTGCAGATCAAGAGTGCTCATCCCCAGGCCAAAATCATTGGTGGAAGTACGGAAACTCAAATCGAAACCAAGTTCAAGGCGCTGGAGTATCCTGTTTCCGTCTACGTCGGTGATATCGCCGAGTTGCGGCAGTACAGTTTCAAGGATGACCaccttgaggttggcggTAATGTTGTCCTGACTGATCTGGAAAGCATCTGTGAACATGCTATTCCGCATTACGGACGAGAGCGCGCCCAGGTCTTCGAGGCTATGCTCAAGCAGCTTAAGTTCTTTGCTGGTCGACAAATCCGAAATGTTGGTACTCCAGCAGGAAACCTTGTTACGGCTTCACCAATCTCGGATCTTAACCCTGTTTTATGGGCGGCGAACGCTGTGTTGGTGGCAAAGTCATCGACTAAGGAGATAGAGATCCCCGTCTCCCAATTCTTTACCGGCTACCGAAAGACAGCACTTGCTCAGGATGCGATTATTGCTTCAATACGCATTCCCGTCGCCCAAGGCAAGGGTGAATTCTTTAGGGCATACAAGCAGGCCAAGCGAAAAGACGACGACATTGCCATTGTTACCGGTGCACTGAGAGTTCGTCTGGACGATGAAGGTattgtccaagaagcaaaccTCATCTACGGTGGCATGGCTGCTATGACTGTAGCCGCCAAAACGGCTGGAGAATACTTGGTCGGACGACGTTTCGCCGACCTGGAAACGTTGGAGGGAACAATGAGTGCACTCGGTCGAGACTTTGACCTACAATTCAGTGTTCCAGGTGGTATGGCGTCTTATCGAAAGTCTTTGGCATTCGGATTCTTCTATCGATTCTATCATGACGTCCTGACGATAACCGATGGAAGTTCTGAGCAAGTTGACAAGGAAGCTATTGACGAAATCGAGCGAGATATTTCGAATGGCGAGGTAGATCACCATGCTGCGGCAGCTTACGAAAAGGAAGTAACTGGAAAGTCCAACCCTCATCTGGCAGCTCTCAAACAGACGACTGGCGAAGCGCAATACACCGACGATATGCCCGCGTTAAAGAATGAGCTTCATGCCTGCTATGTTCTTTCGAAACGAGCACATGCCAAGCTTCTCTCTGTCGATTACTCGGCTGCTCTTGATATACCTGGagtagttgatgttgttgacaaagacgaTATGCCCTCACCAGAAGCCAACAAGTTTGGCGCTCCTCACTTTGACGAGGTATTCTTCGCAGAAGGTGAGGTATTGACAGTGGGCCAACCAATTGCTCTGGTTCTAGCAACATCTCCTCAAAGGGCTCAGGAGGCAGCGCGGGCAGTCAAGGTCGAATACGAAGATCTTCCATCGGTACTTTCTATAGAAGATGCTATCGCCGCTGACAGCTATCATAACTTCTACCGAGAGATCAAGAAAGGAGATGCGGAGAAAGCCTTCCAGGAATGTGACCATGTTTTCACCGGAACAGTGAGAATGGGTGGCCAAGAACACTTTTATCTCGAGACAAATGCTTGTTTGGTTGTTCCTAAGCCTGAGGACGGAGAAATCGAGATCTTCGCCAGTACACAGAACGCCAACGAAAC AGTGTGCGATGTGCAATCGAACAAGGTTGTCGTCCGCGTGAAGCGACTGGGCGGTGGTTTTGGTGGAAAAGAATCGCGATCAGTGGTACTCAGCTCAGCATTGGCACTTGCAGCAAAGAAGACCAAGAGACCGGTCCGGTACATGCTAACTCGAGAGGAAGACATGGTTATCAGTGGCCAACGACATCCTTTCCTTGGCCGGTACAAGGTTGGTGTGAACAAGGACGGTAAACTCCAAGCTCTGGATTGCGATGTCTTCAACAATGCAGGATGGACTTTCGACCTCAGCGCAGCCGTATGCGAACGAGCCATGACCCACATTGACGGGTGCTACGACATACCCAATGTACACATTCGCGGGCGCTTGTGCAAGACGAACACAATGTCCAATACGGCCTTCCGTGGATTTGGTGGCCCTCAGGGCATGTTCATCGCAGAGTCGTATATGGAAGAAGTGGCTGATCGGCTGGGAATGCCTGTCGAGACACTGCGACAAATCAACTTGTATGAGAGTGATGGAGTGACTCATATTGGACAGGGCTTGGGAGATTGGCATGTGCCGCTCATGTACAAGCAGGTGCAAGATGAGGCTATGTACACCGCACGCCGACACTTTATCACACAGTTCAACGAGACCAACAAGTGGCGGAAGAGGGGCTTGGCACTGATTCCAACCAAGTTTGGTATCTCTTTCACCGCTTTGTTTCTGAACCAGGCCGGAGCATTGGTACACATCTACCATGATGGATCTGTTCTGGTAGCCCATGGTGGTACAGAGATGGGACAAGGCTTGTACACCAAGCTCACTCAAATTGCTGCACAAGCATTGGGTGTGCCACTggacaatgtcttcatctcggaAACGTCGACAAATACGGTGGCTAACGCATCTGCAACAGCGGCGTCAGCTTCGTCAGATCTGAACGGATATGCCATCTTTAATGCATGCGAAATGTTGAACGAGCGATTGGCACCGTATCGAAAGAAGCTGGGTCCCGACGCAACGATGAAAGACCTCGCCCACGCCGCTTACTTTGACCGCGTTAACCTCTCGGCGCAGGGTTTCTACAAGACCCCTGAAATTGGTTATGACTGGACTActggcaagggcaagatgTTCTTCTACTTCACTCAAGGAGTTGCTGCAGCCGAGGTTGAGGTCGATTTACTGACTGGAACCTGGACATGTATCCGGGCAGACATCAAGATGGATGTTGGCCAGTCCATCAATCCAGCAATCGACTACGGCCAGATCCAGGGTGCTTTCATCCAAGGCCTCGGCCTCTTCACGATGGAGGAATCGCTCTGGTTAAGAAACGGCCCAATGGCAGGTCATCTCTTCACGCGGGGACCTGGAGCATACAAGATCCCTGGTTTCAGAGATATTCCCCAGACATTCAATGTGTCGCTTCTCAAGGACGTGGAGTGGAAAGAATTGCGCACGATTCAGAGGAGTCGTGGTGTAGGTGAACCACCCTTCTTTATGGGAAGCTCTGTCTTCTTTGCCATCCGAGATGCACTCAAAGCAGCTCGGGCACAGTCAGGAGTCAAAGCCAAGGTTGGCGAGAACGACTCTGAGGGACTCCTCAGGCTTGAGAGTCCAGCAACGCCCGAGAGGATCAGACTGGCTTGTGAGGACGAGATCATGCGCAAGGCAAGGGTTGTGCccaaagaaggagaaaagagcTTCTTTGTGGCGATCTGA